Below is a genomic region from Flavobacterium ginsengisoli.
ATTCATTTTCTGAATCCAGATATTATCATCGTTGCCAGGAAAGAAAAACGGATACTGTTTTTTTATTTTCGCCAGATCTTCCGGTTTGGTTTCAAAAAACACCTTATCAAATCGTTCTACTTTAACATCAACAGGAATTTCTTCTACTTCTTTTTCAACCTTACTTTTTTGGTTGCAAGACAAAAAAAACAGGCATAGAACCACTGCAAAGCGATAAATTTTCATTTTATTTTAATTAGATTTGTGTTATCAGAATTTTAAGTAATTGGATACTCAAAATAATTCTGCAAATATACATCCCTGCATCTTAAAACTTAAACTATTATGGCTAAAAAAAGCACAATTCAGACAGAAAAAGTAAATACGCACATTGTAGAGTGGTTAAAAAATTACGTTGCTAATGCAAAAGTAAATGGTTTTGTAATTGGAATCTCTGGTGGTGTAGATTCTGCAGTAACTTCAACTTTATGCGCACAGACAGGACTGAATGTTTTATGTGTAGAAATGCCAATTCATCAGGCAGAAAGCCAAGTTTCAAGAGGAAGAGAGCATATTGAACAGTTAAAAAAACGTTTCCCAAATGTTTCTGATGTTAAGACCGATTTGACAGAAACTTTCGAATCATTTAAAAATGCTGTACCTACAACAGATGATGCTTGCAAAAGTAAGTTTAGCTTTGGCCAACACGCGTGCACGTATCAGAATGACTTCTTTATATTATTTGGCAGGAATTCATGGCTTACTTGTTGCTGGAACAGGAAACAAAGTAGAAGATTTTGGTGTAGGTTTTTACACAAAATACGGAGATGGCGGCGTAGATTTAAGTCCGATTGCTGATTTAATGAAATCTGATGTGTACGCATTAGGAGAATTTTTAGAAATTCCGCAATCAATTTTAACAGCAGCTCCTACCGATGGGTTATTTGGAGACAATCGTACAGATGAAGACCAATTAGGAGCAAGTTATGATGAATTGGAATGGGCAATGTTAGCCGCGGAGTCAGGAAAATCGGCATCTGACTTCGAAGGGAGAGAAAAATCTGTCTTTGAAATTTATAAACGACTAAACACCAACAACAAGCATAAAATGGATCCAATTCCAGTTTGTTTGATACCAAAAACGTTAAAATAATACATTTTAACATTCTCTGCGAGTTATTACAGAATTTATTTATTAATTTTACCATTCCAAAAACATGAACAATTCTAAAAAAGGTAAAAATTATGATTAAAGTATGTCTAGCAGACAATCATCCTGTGACGCACTTTGGCGTTAAGTCTTATTTTAAAGACCACGATCAAATTTCAATTGTTGCCAATGTCGGCAATTTTTCAATGGTTAGAGATATCCTTCAAACGAAGGAAATTGACATTTTAATTCTAGATTTAGAGTTAGAAGGTCTTTCAAGTATCTTTGAAATTAAATCAATCTTGAAAAATTTCCCAAAAACAAAAATTGTTATTTTCAGTGATCTTGCTGAGCAAATGTACGCTCCAAACGCAATCAAAGCAGGAGTTTCTGGGTATGTACACAAAACAGAAAAACTTGAAACATTAGGTCATTCTATTATTAAAGTACACGAAGGAAAAATTATCATCAACGAAACAGTACGCAAAAACATGGCACTTATCGCTAAACAAAGCAAAAGTGAGCGTCTGTACAGAAAACTTTCTAACCGTGAAATCGAGGTTTTACGTTATTTAAGTGATGGTAAGAAAAATAATGAAATCTCTAAAATCTTAAATCTGAACGAAAAAACGATCAGTACTTACAAACTAAGATTATTGACTAAATTAAACGTTACAAATTTGGTTGACTTAGTTAACAAAGCTAAGACTTTAGAAATTATTTAATCAAAAATCGAAAATCTTAGCCTTTTTAAGAGAATCGAAAAACTTTATAAAACTCTATCTATTTTGATTTATCATATTAGATAGAGTTTTTTCTTTTTTTAGTGATAAGGTACTACTACTCGTCCTAGTTTCTTCGAAAAGCTATTCAACAATTTAGAATAGTCAATAACCATACTCAAAGTTTCTGAATTGTCTTCTTGCGGATTGGTTAAAAGAGAATTCTTTAATTCTGCTATAATTGCAGATACTAAATACCATCGCATAGCAAATATGGTCTCAGAAACATTTTGCTCGATCGTTTCACTTTTTTGTTTCGGAAAAATATTCTGTCCTTCCCAATTATGAATAGTCAACCTTTCGTCTTCCATTAAAATATTGGTTACTTCCTGAGCAAATTCAGGCTCCAAATGCATCAAATATTTATCTAAACTAAATTTCTCATTCTGATTATAAAAATCAATAATATTAGTGTAAATATTTTTAAATAAAACATTCGACAATTCTATCTCATCTTCCTGAAGGCTTAAATATATTTTTTGGTATACTTTATATTGCCTTTTTTCAGAAACCTCTTTTACATTTCCTTCTTCATCTGCTTTCAAGAAAACATCTTCAAAATCTTCTACTATACTTCCGTATAAAAGCAGAACCTCAATGACTTTTCTTTCAAATTCATATAAGATATCTACTTTTTGAGTTTGTTGTGAAGGATAAAACCCTGGATCTCCAGGATAATCGTAACCTTCTGGCGGTCCTGTTCTTGGATCTTCTGGATCTCCTCCTGAAAACGTTCCTGTTTGTGCAGGCTGATTTCTAACTACCTCAAAAGGTTTTTGTTCCTGTTTCTGCTTTTTATTCGCTTCAGCAATATCTTTCTGAATTAGCTGTGCCAAAGTACTTGTTAGAACCTGCTCTGAAATATCCATAATTCGAGCACATTCCTGAATATATACTTCTCGCTGAATACGATCTGGTATTTTAGAAATACTTGCAACCATATCACGAATTAGATCTGCTTTTTTAATAGGATCGTTTTTAGCTTCGCCCATTAAGATCGAAGCCTTAAACTGTATAAAGTCTTTACTATTATTTTCTAAGTAAGCAACTAAATCATCATGAGAATTTTTTCGCGCAAAACTATCTGGATCTTCTCCGTCAGGAAAAGAACAAACTCTTACGTTCATTCCTTCTTCCAGAATTAAATCAATTCCTCGAATAGAAGCGCGCAAACCAGCAGCATCTCCATCAAATAGAACGGTGATATTTCTAGTAAGACGATTTATTAAACGAATT
It encodes:
- a CDS encoding response regulator transcription factor, translating into MIKVCLADNHPVTHFGVKSYFKDHDQISIVANVGNFSMVRDILQTKEIDILILDLELEGLSSIFEIKSILKNFPKTKIVIFSDLAEQMYAPNAIKAGVSGYVHKTEKLETLGHSIIKVHEGKIIINETVRKNMALIAKQSKSERLYRKLSNREIEVLRYLSDGKKNNEISKILNLNEKTISTYKLRLLTKLNVTNLVDLVNKAKTLEII
- the dnaG gene encoding DNA primase, yielding MISQSTIDSVFETARVEEVIGDFVNLKRAGSNFKGLSPFSDERSPSFMVSPAKGIWKDFSTGKGGNSVKFLMEHSQFTYPEAIRYLAKKYNIEIEETEQTEAEKANTDLRESMYLVSEFAAKYFQDVLINSEEGKAIGLSYFKERGFTNETIKKFNLGYSPETWDALTKEALGKGYKLEFLESTGLTIPREDRPFDRFKGRVMFPIQSMSGRVLGFGGRILTNDKKAAKYLNSPESDIYHKSKVLYGIYHAKQSIAKQNNCYLVEGYTDVIQFSQAGIENVVASSGTALTPDQIRLINRLTRNITVLFDGDAAGLRASIRGIDLILEEGMNVRVCSFPDGEDPDSFARKNSHDDLVAYLENNSKDFIQFKASILMGEAKNDPIKKADLIRDMVASISKIPDRIQREVYIQECARIMDISEQVLTSTLAQLIQKDIAEANKKQKQEQKPFEVVRNQPAQTGTFSGGDPEDPRTGPPEGYDYPGDPGFYPSQQTQKVDILYEFERKVIEVLLLYGSIVEDFEDVFLKADEEGNVKEVSEKRQYKVYQKIYLSLQEDEIELSNVLFKNIYTNIIDFYNQNEKFSLDKYLMHLEPEFAQEVTNILMEDERLTIHNWEGQNIFPKQKSETIEQNVSETIFAMRWYLVSAIIAELKNSLLTNPQEDNSETLSMVIDYSKLLNSFSKKLGRVVVPYH